A window from Heliangelus exortis chromosome 17, bHelExo1.hap1, whole genome shotgun sequence encodes these proteins:
- the NUDT16L1 gene encoding tudor-interacting repair regulator protein isoform X1 has product MAALGAMAAIGPLPAGTAALPPLPTLGVPGVPELKPLTRYEAMRLGPGWSHSCHAMLYAPNPGMLFGRIPLRYAVLMQMRFDGLLGFPGGFVDRRYWSLEDGLNRVLGLGLGCVRLTEADYLCSHLTEGPHRVVAHFYARQLTLEELHTIEISAVHSRDHGLEVMGMVRVPLYTQKDRMGGLPNFLANSFVGTAKFQLLFALKILNMVPEEKLAEAVAATQKPKKPAGIDHAGGNPHAGKAGNELMAPGKTGNEFTERAENQAGLQAEEQAAAGLEAQAVSEQLSAVAGEQAAGLGEQAAGEQVVGAEPME; this is encoded by the exons ATGGCGGCCTTGGGCGCGATGGCGGCCATCGGGCCCCTGCCGGCGGGAACCGCggcgctgccgccgctgccCACGCTGGGGGTGCCGGGGGTACCCGAGCTGAAGCCGCTGACGCGGTACGAGGCGATGCGGCTGGGCCCGGGCTGGAGCCACTCCTGCCACGCCATGCTGTACGCGCCCAACCCGGGCATGCTGTTCGGCCGCATCCCGCTGCGCTACGCCGTGCTG ATGCAGATGCGATTTGACGGACTGCTGGGCTTTCCCGGGGGGTTCGTGGATCGCCGTTACTGGTCCCTGGAGGACGGTCTGAATCGGGTGCTGGGCTTGGGTTTGGGCTGTGTGCGCCTGACGGAAGCTGATTATCTGTGCTCGCACCTGACAGAGGGGCCACACCGCGTGGTCGCGCACTTCTACGCCAGGCAGCTGaccctggaggagctgcacaCCATCGAGATCAGCGCGGTGCATTCCCGAGACCACGGGCTGGAG GTGATGGGCATGGTCCGCGTGCCCCTCTACACCCAGAAGGACCGCATGGGCGGGCTGCCCAACTTCCTGGCCAACTCCTTCGTCGGAACCGCCAAATTCCAGCTGCTCTTCGCCCTGAAGATCTTGAACATGGTGCCCGAGGAGAAGCTGGCCGAGGCGGTGGCCGCCACGCAGAAGCCGAAGAAGCCGGCGGGCATCGACCACGCCGGGGGGAACCCCCACGCCGGGAAGGCGGGCAACGAGCTGATGGCCCCCGGTAAAACGGGCAACGAGTTCACAGAGAGGGCAGAGaaccaggcagggctgcaggctgAGGAGCAGGCGGCGGCCGGGCTGGAGGCTCAGGCAGTGTCGGAGCAGCTGTCGGCGGTGGCCGGGGAGCAGGcggcggggctgggggagcaggcGGCGGGGGAGCAGGTGGTGGGGGCAGAGCCCATGGAGTGA
- the NUDT16L1 gene encoding tudor-interacting repair regulator protein isoform X3 — MAALGAMAAIGPLPAGTAALPPLPTLGVPGVPELKPLTRYEAMRLGPGWSHSCHAMLYAPNPGMLFGRIPLRYAVLVMGMVRVPLYTQKDRMGGLPNFLANSFVGTAKFQLLFALKILNMVPEEKLAEAVAATQKPKKPAGIDHAGGNPHAGKAGNELMAPGKTGNEFTERAENQAGLQAEEQAAAGLEAQAVSEQLSAVAGEQAAGLGEQAAGEQVVGAEPME, encoded by the exons ATGGCGGCCTTGGGCGCGATGGCGGCCATCGGGCCCCTGCCGGCGGGAACCGCggcgctgccgccgctgccCACGCTGGGGGTGCCGGGGGTACCCGAGCTGAAGCCGCTGACGCGGTACGAGGCGATGCGGCTGGGCCCGGGCTGGAGCCACTCCTGCCACGCCATGCTGTACGCGCCCAACCCGGGCATGCTGTTCGGCCGCATCCCGCTGCGCTACGCCGTGCTG GTGATGGGCATGGTCCGCGTGCCCCTCTACACCCAGAAGGACCGCATGGGCGGGCTGCCCAACTTCCTGGCCAACTCCTTCGTCGGAACCGCCAAATTCCAGCTGCTCTTCGCCCTGAAGATCTTGAACATGGTGCCCGAGGAGAAGCTGGCCGAGGCGGTGGCCGCCACGCAGAAGCCGAAGAAGCCGGCGGGCATCGACCACGCCGGGGGGAACCCCCACGCCGGGAAGGCGGGCAACGAGCTGATGGCCCCCGGTAAAACGGGCAACGAGTTCACAGAGAGGGCAGAGaaccaggcagggctgcaggctgAGGAGCAGGCGGCGGCCGGGCTGGAGGCTCAGGCAGTGTCGGAGCAGCTGTCGGCGGTGGCCGGGGAGCAGGcggcggggctgggggagcaggcGGCGGGGGAGCAGGTGGTGGGGGCAGAGCCCATGGAGTGA
- the NUDT16L1 gene encoding tudor-interacting repair regulator protein isoform X2, producing MAALGAMAAIGPLPAGTAALPPLPTLGVPGVPELKPLTRYEAMRLGPGWSHSCHAMLYAPNPGMLFGRIPLRYAVLMQMRFDGLLGFPGGFVDRRYWSLEDEGPHRVVAHFYARQLTLEELHTIEISAVHSRDHGLEVMGMVRVPLYTQKDRMGGLPNFLANSFVGTAKFQLLFALKILNMVPEEKLAEAVAATQKPKKPAGIDHAGGNPHAGKAGNELMAPGKTGNEFTERAENQAGLQAEEQAAAGLEAQAVSEQLSAVAGEQAAGLGEQAAGEQVVGAEPME from the exons ATGGCGGCCTTGGGCGCGATGGCGGCCATCGGGCCCCTGCCGGCGGGAACCGCggcgctgccgccgctgccCACGCTGGGGGTGCCGGGGGTACCCGAGCTGAAGCCGCTGACGCGGTACGAGGCGATGCGGCTGGGCCCGGGCTGGAGCCACTCCTGCCACGCCATGCTGTACGCGCCCAACCCGGGCATGCTGTTCGGCCGCATCCCGCTGCGCTACGCCGTGCTG ATGCAGATGCGATTTGACGGACTGCTGGGCTTTCCCGGGGGGTTCGTGGATCGCCGTTACTGGTCCCTGGAGGACG AGGGGCCACACCGCGTGGTCGCGCACTTCTACGCCAGGCAGCTGaccctggaggagctgcacaCCATCGAGATCAGCGCGGTGCATTCCCGAGACCACGGGCTGGAG GTGATGGGCATGGTCCGCGTGCCCCTCTACACCCAGAAGGACCGCATGGGCGGGCTGCCCAACTTCCTGGCCAACTCCTTCGTCGGAACCGCCAAATTCCAGCTGCTCTTCGCCCTGAAGATCTTGAACATGGTGCCCGAGGAGAAGCTGGCCGAGGCGGTGGCCGCCACGCAGAAGCCGAAGAAGCCGGCGGGCATCGACCACGCCGGGGGGAACCCCCACGCCGGGAAGGCGGGCAACGAGCTGATGGCCCCCGGTAAAACGGGCAACGAGTTCACAGAGAGGGCAGAGaaccaggcagggctgcaggctgAGGAGCAGGCGGCGGCCGGGCTGGAGGCTCAGGCAGTGTCGGAGCAGCTGTCGGCGGTGGCCGGGGAGCAGGcggcggggctgggggagcaggcGGCGGGGGAGCAGGTGGTGGGGGCAGAGCCCATGGAGTGA